One window of Brevibacterium pigmentatum genomic DNA carries:
- a CDS encoding helix-turn-helix transcriptional regulator — translation MQFGPRAASAKDFASALELSSALSAAELERIFRASGGRTRIADSLIQARVEAGLPAGDTDPDRTVAMLSTELSPAISDASRESAALYLLALFSWTPKITSSMVDLVYAAFDAAKVTNDATPDGLTPLLTSAGLLAVAPGDSEVFTVPTFIRILMRRISAVDNGPAKRTPREALSTAIADAVGRQRMDSREGLPGLLDLVLEIRDWKVLERGWARRSVNVFVDVPESIEAFLNVPEAVVAKNPILTLARSAARRIDSTRRMLGTDDLGKLLTATDFDSIVVPELHGRLADPSLPLSGDEMAVLTMLEARHHRLNQNFDAALGVIEMGRERMLSLGAGEPGPTLMLQAELNLERGWCLIAVGRFTEAASVLQNVVHFAGIYTPNSSHPLLAGLVETALAGLGQGHGSDMDRCLKEAREAAARFGMETLPDERTALSVELFRSLDRLDLDAAEGILAELDQAKTTQRLGPIPDCAKALYYVYRGRASIAAKLVTESPTVQILPTADDASARFSGFVNIVGFVLAAAGETKTLQDMSDRMSSSSPGDSIIKARQALVFGQHDRLWAATGQALGSDQGPRHKSCAMALRADMLHHEGRADEALETFVQMLDYCAITASVLAVAQLSKSARESLIPASAEFSEWEAVARSFNSTEITASVLQTRLLELPETAPVAPDFQTDLTPAEQSLLFAIDSSKSIAQIAREFGVVSGTLKNRLSALYRKLGVSSRAEAVVYAHRNQQG, via the coding sequence GTGCAATTCGGACCGAGAGCCGCCTCGGCGAAGGACTTCGCATCTGCACTCGAACTGAGCAGTGCGCTCTCCGCAGCCGAACTGGAGCGGATCTTCCGCGCCAGCGGCGGCCGTACCCGCATCGCCGACTCCCTGATTCAGGCCCGAGTCGAAGCGGGATTGCCCGCGGGCGATACCGACCCCGACCGGACTGTCGCGATGCTGTCGACGGAACTGAGCCCTGCGATCAGCGACGCCTCCCGCGAATCGGCCGCACTCTATCTGCTCGCCCTCTTCTCGTGGACGCCGAAGATCACCTCGTCCATGGTCGACCTTGTCTATGCCGCCTTCGACGCAGCGAAGGTCACGAACGACGCCACACCCGATGGTCTCACCCCGCTGCTGACCTCGGCGGGCCTGCTCGCCGTTGCTCCCGGCGACTCCGAGGTCTTCACCGTTCCCACTTTCATCCGCATCCTGATGCGGCGCATCTCCGCAGTCGACAACGGCCCAGCGAAGCGAACTCCACGCGAAGCCCTCAGCACGGCTATCGCCGACGCCGTCGGCCGCCAACGCATGGACAGCCGTGAAGGACTGCCGGGGCTGCTCGACCTTGTCTTGGAGATCAGGGATTGGAAGGTGCTGGAGCGCGGGTGGGCGCGACGGTCGGTCAATGTCTTCGTAGATGTTCCGGAATCGATTGAGGCTTTTCTCAACGTTCCAGAGGCTGTGGTCGCGAAGAATCCGATCCTCACCCTGGCCCGCAGTGCTGCACGGCGGATCGATTCGACCCGGCGGATGCTCGGGACCGATGACCTCGGAAAGTTGCTGACCGCCACCGACTTCGACAGCATCGTGGTGCCGGAGCTGCACGGCCGACTGGCCGACCCGAGCCTTCCGCTCTCCGGCGACGAGATGGCCGTGCTGACCATGTTGGAAGCGCGCCATCACCGTCTGAACCAGAACTTCGATGCGGCGCTGGGCGTCATCGAGATGGGGCGGGAGCGGATGCTCAGCCTCGGTGCCGGAGAGCCGGGGCCCACGCTGATGCTGCAGGCCGAACTCAATCTTGAGCGTGGGTGGTGCCTCATTGCGGTCGGTCGCTTCACCGAGGCGGCTTCCGTGTTGCAGAACGTCGTGCACTTCGCGGGAATCTATACTCCGAACTCGTCGCATCCTCTGCTGGCGGGATTGGTCGAAACCGCTCTGGCCGGGCTGGGCCAGGGTCACGGGTCAGATATGGATCGTTGTCTGAAGGAGGCGCGTGAGGCCGCCGCACGATTCGGGATGGAGACGCTGCCCGACGAGCGAACGGCACTGAGTGTTGAGCTGTTCCGCAGCCTCGACCGACTCGATCTCGACGCGGCTGAGGGCATCCTCGCTGAGCTGGATCAAGCGAAGACTACTCAGCGCCTGGGGCCGATTCCGGACTGTGCCAAGGCTCTGTACTACGTGTACCGCGGGCGGGCGTCGATCGCGGCGAAGTTGGTGACGGAGAGCCCGACGGTGCAGATCCTGCCCACGGCGGACGACGCGAGCGCTCGATTCTCCGGATTCGTCAATATCGTCGGTTTCGTACTTGCTGCGGCGGGAGAGACCAAGACGCTGCAGGATATGAGCGACCGAATGAGTTCGAGCAGCCCTGGTGACTCGATCATCAAGGCTCGACAGGCCCTCGTCTTCGGGCAGCATGATCGGCTGTGGGCTGCGACCGGGCAGGCACTCGGCAGTGATCAGGGGCCCCGGCACAAGAGCTGTGCCATGGCCCTGCGTGCTGACATGCTCCACCACGAGGGGCGTGCCGACGAAGCGCTGGAGACGTTCGTGCAGATGCTCGACTACTGTGCGATCACGGCGTCGGTGCTGGCGGTCGCGCAGCTGTCGAAGTCAGCTCGAGAGTCGCTCATCCCGGCTTCGGCCGAATTCTCCGAGTGGGAAGCCGTGGCTCGGTCGTTCAATTCGACGGAGATCACGGCGTCCGTGCTGCAGACGCGTCTGCTCGAGCTGCCGGAGACCGCGCCGGTGGCTCCGGACTTCCAGACCGACCTCACACCGGCCGAACAGTCGCTGCTGTTCGCCATCGACTCATCGAAGTCGATCGCGCAGATCGCCCGCGAGTTCGGCGTGGTGTCGGGAACGCTGAAGAACCGACTGTCCGCGCTCTACCGCAAGCTCGGTGTGAGCAGTCGCGCCGAAGCCGTCGTCTACGCCCATCGCAACCAGCAGGGGTGA
- a CDS encoding helix-turn-helix transcriptional regulator, whose translation MLDDRLVESFTVAEAAAELGAHRSHLVRVFTTTFGIAPHRYVVGRRVDRARRLLLAGHTPAEAAAESGFHDQAHLTRHFRSTLGTTPGVFAA comes from the coding sequence ATGCTCGATGATCGACTGGTCGAGTCCTTCACCGTCGCCGAGGCGGCTGCCGAGCTCGGCGCCCACCGCAGCCACCTGGTGCGGGTGTTCACCACGACGTTCGGGATCGCGCCCCACCGGTATGTAGTCGGCCGACGGGTCGATCGCGCCCGCCGACTTCTTCTGGCCGGACACACCCCCGCCGAGGCGGCCGCGGAGTCAGGCTTCCACGATCAGGCCCATCTCACGAGACATTTCCGGTCGACCCTGGGCACGACCCCGGGAGTCTTCGCGGCATAG
- a CDS encoding DUF2000 family protein has translation MGRDIATAIYTEELFSTGHDAANRAAVAGVPAEELNLVGVALHGPKNGVDRVVKRARMHA, from the coding sequence GTGGGACGCGATATCGCGACTGCGATCTACACGGAAGAACTGTTCTCCACCGGACACGATGCCGCCAACCGCGCTGCCGTCGCAGGTGTCCCGGCCGAGGAGCTCAACCTCGTCGGGGTGGCTCTGCACGGTCCGAAGAACGGAGTCGATCGGGTGGTGAAACGTGCGCGGATGCACGCGTGA
- a CDS encoding ArsR/SmtB family transcription factor produces the protein MTTQPALSPTEADVCCPALTVSPLSLDDAQDFARILKSVADPTRLRLVSLIAGHEQQEACVCDLTEPVGLGQPTVSHHLKILVDAGVLRREKRGVWSYYSLEASALNRISEFLAPN, from the coding sequence GTGACCACACAACCCGCACTCTCTCCGACCGAGGCGGACGTCTGCTGCCCGGCACTGACCGTCTCGCCGTTGAGCCTCGATGACGCTCAGGACTTCGCGCGCATTCTCAAGTCAGTGGCCGACCCGACCCGGTTGCGTCTGGTCTCCCTCATCGCCGGGCACGAACAGCAGGAAGCGTGCGTCTGCGATCTCACCGAACCCGTCGGACTCGGACAGCCGACCGTCTCCCACCACTTGAAGATCCTCGTCGACGCCGGGGTCCTCCGTCGGGAGAAGCGCGGCGTCTGGTCGTACTACTCGCTCGAAGCTTCTGCGCTGAATCGGATCTCCGAGTTCCTCGCCCCGAACTGA
- the arsB gene encoding ACR3 family arsenite efflux transporter, producing MHSTATAHIDSPVAAKMSTLDRLLPLWIIGAMALGLLLGRVVPGMAEALDSVKVADVSLPIAIGLLVMMFPVLAKVRYNETGRVLADKKLMITSLVINWLAAPAFMFALAWLFLPDLPEYRTGLIIVGLARCIAMVLIWNDLACGDREAAVVLVAINSVFQVIAFGLLGWFYLQWLPDLLGLPTTSSEFSFWAITLSVLVFLGIPLLAGFLTRTVGEKTKGREWYEDRFLPKIGPWALYGLLFTIVLLFAFQGDEITSHPGNVARIALPLLVYFVVVFAFGMIIGKALRLGYEKTTTLAFTAAGNNFELAIAVAIGTYGVASGQALAGVVGPLIEVPILVALVYVALWARPRFFPSASDQGVNRV from the coding sequence ATGCACTCCACGGCTACTGCCCACATCGATTCGCCGGTGGCAGCGAAGATGTCGACGCTGGACCGACTCCTGCCGCTGTGGATCATCGGCGCCATGGCGCTGGGTCTGCTGTTGGGCAGGGTCGTGCCCGGCATGGCAGAGGCCTTGGACTCGGTCAAGGTCGCCGACGTATCCCTGCCGATCGCCATCGGCCTGCTGGTGATGATGTTCCCGGTGCTCGCGAAGGTCCGATACAACGAGACCGGACGCGTGCTCGCCGACAAGAAGCTCATGATCACCTCTTTGGTCATCAACTGGTTGGCAGCTCCCGCGTTCATGTTCGCCCTGGCGTGGCTGTTCCTTCCCGACCTGCCCGAATACCGCACCGGACTCATCATCGTCGGTCTGGCCAGGTGCATCGCCATGGTCCTCATCTGGAACGACCTGGCGTGCGGGGACCGCGAGGCCGCCGTCGTGCTCGTCGCAATCAACTCGGTGTTCCAGGTGATCGCCTTCGGCCTCCTCGGCTGGTTCTACCTGCAGTGGCTGCCGGACCTTCTGGGCCTGCCGACGACCAGCAGCGAATTCTCCTTCTGGGCGATCACCCTCAGCGTTCTCGTCTTCCTCGGCATCCCGCTGCTCGCCGGCTTCCTCACCCGCACCGTGGGGGAGAAGACGAAAGGACGCGAGTGGTACGAAGACCGGTTCCTCCCCAAGATCGGGCCGTGGGCGCTGTACGGACTGCTCTTCACCATCGTCCTGCTCTTCGCCTTCCAGGGTGACGAGATCACCTCTCACCCGGGCAATGTCGCCCGCATCGCCCTGCCGCTGCTCGTCTACTTCGTCGTCGTCTTCGCGTTCGGGATGATCATCGGCAAAGCGCTGAGGCTGGGATACGAGAAGACGACGACCCTGGCGTTCACAGCCGCCGGCAACAACTTCGAACTCGCCATCGCGGTGGCGATCGGAACCTACGGCGTCGCCTCCGGACAGGCTCTGGCCGGAGTCGTCGGTCCGCTCATCGAAGTGCCCATCCTCGTCGCCCTCGTCTACGTCGCGCTGTGGGCACGACCACGATTCTTCCCATCCGCCTCCGACCAAGGAGTGAACCGAGTATGA
- a CDS encoding FAD-dependent oxidoreductase has protein sequence MNDNALADLPVVVIGSGPVGLAAAAHLVTRGIRPLVLEAGPSPAAAVAEWGHIGLFSPWKYNIDEAARGLLSPTGWQEPDGDHLPTGAELIRDYLNPLSETAELRDAILTGTRVVAVSRVGKDRTGTSQRGSTPFLVRTQSSDGTSVDVHAKAVIDASGTWETPNPLGQSGLHGPGEVEARRSGFVTSPLPDVVGSDREQFAGRRTLVVGGGHSAANTLLALAELREESPDTRIGWVLRRVDPASVYGGEDKDGLPARGALGARLRHLVETGVIDVHASTTITGFGTDSGDAIAAETDGETVILHADRVVPATGFRPDLGFLREIRLDLDPIVEAPQQLGPLIDPEHHSCGTVAPHGARMLAHPEPDFYIVGMKSYGRAPTFLMYTGYEQVRSVVAALAGDQEAADRVELVLPETGVCSADVGTSCDVPAGVADEAAGCCGPAEPVLIGIPTGVEHGRSEEAAAD, from the coding sequence ATGAATGACAATGCGCTCGCCGATCTGCCGGTCGTCGTGATCGGATCCGGACCGGTCGGCCTCGCGGCCGCCGCCCACCTCGTCACCCGCGGAATCCGCCCGCTCGTTCTCGAGGCGGGACCCTCCCCGGCCGCGGCAGTCGCCGAATGGGGCCACATCGGTCTGTTCTCTCCGTGGAAGTACAACATCGACGAGGCGGCGCGAGGTCTGCTTTCGCCCACCGGCTGGCAGGAGCCCGACGGAGACCACCTGCCCACGGGCGCCGAGCTCATCCGGGACTACCTCAACCCCCTTTCGGAAACAGCTGAACTCCGTGACGCTATCCTCACCGGCACCCGAGTTGTGGCAGTGAGCCGAGTCGGCAAGGACCGCACCGGAACCTCGCAGCGTGGATCGACCCCGTTCCTCGTCCGCACTCAGAGCTCCGACGGGACATCGGTCGATGTCCATGCCAAGGCTGTTATCGACGCCTCAGGAACCTGGGAGACCCCGAACCCGCTGGGGCAGTCCGGGCTCCACGGTCCGGGTGAGGTCGAAGCCCGCCGCAGCGGATTCGTCACCTCGCCTCTGCCTGATGTGGTCGGCAGTGATCGTGAGCAGTTCGCCGGGCGGCGGACTCTCGTCGTCGGAGGAGGGCATTCGGCGGCGAACACGCTCTTGGCTCTGGCCGAACTGCGGGAGGAATCCCCGGACACGCGAATCGGCTGGGTGCTCAGGCGCGTGGACCCGGCATCCGTCTACGGCGGAGAGGACAAGGACGGTCTGCCCGCACGCGGTGCACTCGGGGCTCGGCTCCGCCACCTCGTCGAGACCGGTGTCATCGATGTGCATGCCTCGACGACGATCACGGGTTTCGGTACCGACAGTGGTGACGCAATCGCTGCCGAAACCGACGGCGAAACGGTGATACTCCACGCCGATCGGGTCGTGCCTGCCACCGGCTTCCGCCCCGATCTCGGATTCCTGCGTGAGATCCGACTCGACCTCGACCCGATCGTCGAAGCTCCGCAGCAGTTAGGGCCGCTCATCGACCCCGAGCATCACAGCTGCGGGACGGTCGCACCACATGGTGCCAGGATGCTGGCGCATCCGGAGCCGGACTTCTACATCGTGGGAATGAAGTCCTACGGGCGCGCGCCGACGTTCCTCATGTACACCGGCTACGAGCAGGTCCGATCTGTCGTCGCGGCACTCGCCGGGGACCAGGAGGCTGCCGACCGCGTCGAACTCGTCCTGCCCGAGACCGGTGTGTGCTCAGCCGACGTCGGAACGTCATGCGATGTGCCGGCCGGTGTGGCAGACGAAGCGGCCGGATGCTGCGGGCCTGCGGAACCGGTACTGATCGGAATTCCCACCGGGGTCGAACACGGTCGGTCAGAAGAGGCCGCGGCCGACTGA
- a CDS encoding histidine phosphatase family protein, producing the protein MSVLYLVRHGQASFGTDDYDRLSDLGKEQSRITGRFLAAQGIEPDRIVHGEMLRQRQTAEGLLEGMGLSMDAHVDSGWNEYAAWELTGVLDDVDPRAKHDSKIFQGELERGAARWASGEHDEDYRETYKQFTSRVERALDDAVAAMGSGQSTIVVSSAGAIAWTAARLIGGDFDQWMAFNRVTINTGITKIITGQSGTSLISFNDHGHQDPKNATYR; encoded by the coding sequence ATGAGCGTGCTGTATCTGGTCCGACATGGACAGGCGTCGTTCGGCACCGATGACTATGATCGGCTGTCTGATCTCGGCAAGGAGCAGAGCCGCATCACCGGACGCTTCCTCGCCGCACAGGGCATCGAGCCGGACAGGATCGTCCATGGTGAGATGCTGCGGCAGCGCCAGACGGCCGAAGGCCTCCTCGAAGGCATGGGCCTGAGCATGGATGCCCATGTCGACTCCGGGTGGAACGAGTACGCCGCGTGGGAGCTCACCGGTGTACTCGACGATGTCGATCCTCGTGCCAAGCACGATTCGAAGATCTTCCAGGGCGAACTCGAACGCGGTGCCGCCCGTTGGGCCTCGGGCGAACACGACGAGGACTACCGGGAGACCTACAAGCAGTTCACTTCACGCGTCGAACGCGCCCTGGATGATGCCGTCGCCGCCATGGGGTCGGGGCAGTCGACGATCGTCGTCTCGAGCGCCGGCGCGATTGCGTGGACCGCGGCCCGTCTGATCGGCGGCGACTTCGACCAGTGGATGGCGTTCAACCGGGTGACAATCAACACCGGCATCACGAAGATCATCACCGGCCAGTCCGGCACCAGCCTCATCTCGTTCAACGACCACGGCCACCAGGACCCGAAGAACGCCACCTACCGCTGA
- a CDS encoding LysR family substrate-binding domain-containing protein, whose protein sequence is MRLGFTGIATHKLIGRLLKLVRSAHPGIHLSLQSASFALPAIDSVADGSMDLAFGIWPFVPQSIETRIVAQESLVVAMHREHALADRESVSMSELEGEDFITLPPNPGSTTIERLYALSQAAGFNPTVIQVAPDTWTILSLVGAEIGCSVTVSSVPQNASFPNIAFVPLKDPKGPFPLLMAWRRNDVSPALAEVLRLAHQLCPTPVP, encoded by the coding sequence TTGCGCCTGGGCTTCACCGGTATCGCTACCCACAAACTAATAGGGCGGCTGCTGAAACTAGTCCGCAGCGCTCATCCCGGAATCCATCTGAGCCTGCAAAGCGCATCCTTCGCGCTGCCCGCCATTGACAGCGTCGCTGATGGTTCGATGGACCTCGCGTTCGGAATCTGGCCTTTCGTCCCACAGTCCATCGAGACGAGGATCGTCGCCCAGGAGTCGCTCGTCGTGGCCATGCACCGAGAGCACGCGCTGGCAGACAGAGAGTCGGTATCGATGAGCGAACTCGAGGGAGAGGACTTCATCACATTGCCGCCGAACCCGGGCTCGACGACGATTGAACGGCTCTACGCGCTGTCTCAGGCCGCAGGATTTAATCCCACCGTGATTCAGGTCGCTCCGGATACATGGACGATTCTCTCGCTCGTCGGCGCGGAAATCGGATGCTCGGTCACCGTGTCGTCGGTGCCGCAGAATGCCTCCTTCCCCAACATCGCTTTCGTCCCCCTAAAGGATCCGAAAGGGCCGTTCCCACTTCTCATGGCATGGCGCAGAAACGACGTCAGTCCCGCCCTAGCCGAGGTGCTTCGTCTTGCCCACCAGCTGTGCCCCACCCCTGTCCCGTAG
- a CDS encoding CoA transferase subunit A: protein MDKTMSLPRAISTYLRDGDTVALEGFGHIVPVAAAHEIIRQGFTDLVLARMSCDVIVDQLLGANCLQGLISSFIANSSAGSLHELRRRIEKSDPKPLWFEEYSHGGMVARYQAGAAKLPFQPIASYRGSDLAAKNPRIRSVPDPYGGSGIHVVPALNPDLTIIHAQRADMHGNVQAWGMLGIQTEAAFAGRRLIVTVEEIVDEAVVRADPNRTIVPAHVVDAVVAVPRGSHPHSVQGYYDRDDEFSRQWSVLARDAAAVQDWLEINIRGTSDHDEFLATLGSDHFERLVIHDAYSTPVNYGGRA, encoded by the coding sequence ATGGACAAGACGATGAGTCTTCCCCGCGCGATCAGTACCTATCTGCGCGATGGAGACACTGTTGCGCTGGAAGGGTTCGGTCATATCGTGCCGGTCGCCGCCGCGCACGAGATCATCCGACAAGGATTCACAGATCTTGTGCTCGCCCGTATGTCGTGCGATGTCATCGTCGACCAGTTGCTCGGAGCGAACTGCCTGCAGGGCCTCATCTCCTCATTCATCGCCAACAGTTCGGCAGGTTCCCTTCATGAACTGCGGCGGCGCATCGAGAAGTCGGACCCGAAACCGCTGTGGTTCGAAGAATACAGCCACGGCGGAATGGTTGCTCGCTATCAGGCCGGTGCCGCGAAGCTTCCGTTCCAGCCGATCGCGTCTTACCGGGGCAGCGACCTGGCGGCGAAGAATCCCCGGATCAGATCCGTGCCCGATCCATACGGCGGGTCCGGCATCCACGTCGTCCCCGCCCTCAACCCCGACCTCACGATCATCCACGCCCAACGCGCGGACATGCACGGAAACGTTCAGGCCTGGGGGATGCTCGGGATCCAAACTGAAGCTGCATTCGCCGGTCGTCGTCTTATCGTCACTGTCGAGGAAATCGTCGACGAGGCCGTCGTCCGCGCCGACCCGAACCGTACGATCGTTCCCGCGCACGTCGTCGACGCCGTCGTCGCCGTTCCCCGTGGCTCGCATCCTCACTCCGTCCAGGGCTATTACGACCGCGACGACGAGTTCTCGAGACAATGGTCAGTGCTCGCCCGCGACGCGGCAGCGGTTCAGGACTGGCTCGAGATCAATATTCGCGGCACGAGCGACCACGATGAGTTCCTTGCCACTCTCGGGTCGGACCACTTCGAGCGGTTGGTCATCCACGACGCCTATTCGACACCTGTGAATTACGGAGGCAGAGCATGA
- a CDS encoding CoA-transferase subunit beta, with product MTLSAHDTTETQTRNQICEITGSEVTSSELLAVHSARALAGRNVVFAGHGLPTLAVSLAQQTVSPDVEIVYESGVTGAKPPAMPRSISDSILVPGAASVMPMTHLFNYILQGQRIDVAFLGAAQVDKYGNLNSTLIGEDWEHPDSRLPGSGGAIEAMAGAAEIFLVMRRHTPRTFVESLDFVTSPGPKKAAEAETGSMPAGAGVTHVITDLGIMTRFDQDEELTLTAVHPGVDPAEAVRQTGWDLQVSPDLETTQSPTQSELTLLRESLDPTRIYLR from the coding sequence ATGACATTGAGTGCTCACGACACCACTGAGACTCAGACCCGCAACCAGATCTGCGAGATTACCGGCAGTGAAGTCACCAGTAGCGAACTTCTCGCGGTCCATTCGGCCCGGGCGCTGGCCGGCCGCAACGTAGTCTTCGCCGGACATGGCCTGCCCACGTTGGCTGTCTCCCTGGCCCAGCAAACTGTGTCGCCGGACGTCGAGATCGTCTACGAGTCGGGAGTTACTGGCGCCAAGCCGCCAGCTATGCCTCGAAGCATCTCGGATTCGATTCTGGTCCCGGGCGCCGCCTCGGTGATGCCGATGACGCACTTGTTCAACTATATTCTGCAGGGCCAGCGCATCGATGTCGCATTTCTTGGTGCCGCGCAGGTCGACAAGTACGGGAACCTCAACTCCACCCTCATCGGCGAGGACTGGGAGCACCCCGACAGTCGACTTCCGGGTTCGGGTGGGGCCATTGAAGCGATGGCAGGTGCAGCCGAAATCTTCCTTGTCATGCGCCGACACACCCCGCGCACCTTCGTCGAATCATTGGACTTCGTCACATCTCCGGGACCGAAGAAGGCTGCCGAGGCGGAAACCGGGTCAATGCCGGCAGGCGCAGGAGTGACTCACGTGATCACCGACTTGGGAATCATGACACGCTTCGATCAGGACGAAGAGCTCACTTTGACTGCCGTTCATCCAGGTGTCGACCCCGCCGAGGCGGTGCGACAGACCGGGTGGGACCTGCAGGTCTCGCCCGACCTCGAGACGACTCAGTCGCCGACTCAAAGTGAGTTGACACTGCTGCGAGAGTCGCTCGATCCCACCCGCATCTACTTGCGCTGA
- a CDS encoding MFS transporter: MKTNTQVASPPDPTVTRPELRRAAWSSWLGSSLEYMDFTLYTLASALVFGPLFFPNETPAVALISSLGVYGSGFVVRPIGGYVFGRVGDKHGRRIVLIVTLSMMGIATMGIGLLPTYAQIGIWAPALLVLLRLVQGFGAGAELAGASVLLVESSPVRRRGLFGAIVAMGTNSGIFLATVLWTLLTLLPDDAFLSWGWRVPFLLSIVTTFVALAIRTKVKESPVFEEAKERRAEATANQVEQPSILVEARQSAKSFLLALGIRMGENSAVYLVKGFMVGWVVTTTGLDSAVVTTGIMIGTVIGFATVPYFGKLSDKLGRRPVFLGFTLFQILFAIPAMLLIETGNPIVIAAVFAIFVGGPLPNLYGVESSWLVELFGSKHRYTFMTTIKEVGSVVSGGLAPVIAAALVAVITDSWWPVAIVLILFAGCGLLGALFAPETRGRDLTTEVDAVDESRALQ; this comes from the coding sequence ATGAAGACAAATACCCAGGTTGCATCACCGCCTGATCCGACCGTGACTCGTCCTGAGCTGCGCCGTGCCGCATGGTCCTCATGGCTCGGCAGTTCGCTCGAATACATGGACTTCACTCTTTACACGCTTGCCTCCGCCTTGGTCTTCGGGCCGCTGTTCTTCCCCAATGAGACTCCTGCAGTGGCGCTGATCTCCAGCCTCGGTGTCTATGGATCCGGGTTTGTTGTGCGACCTATCGGCGGTTACGTCTTCGGCCGAGTCGGTGACAAGCACGGACGTCGGATCGTTCTTATCGTCACGCTGTCGATGATGGGCATCGCGACCATGGGCATCGGGCTTCTTCCGACTTATGCACAGATCGGTATCTGGGCGCCGGCACTGCTAGTCCTTCTCCGACTCGTGCAAGGGTTCGGGGCCGGAGCCGAACTGGCCGGGGCCTCGGTGCTATTGGTTGAATCGTCGCCCGTGCGTCGCCGTGGGCTCTTCGGAGCGATCGTTGCGATGGGGACAAACAGCGGAATATTCCTGGCCACAGTGCTATGGACTCTACTCACACTTTTGCCCGATGACGCCTTCCTCAGCTGGGGCTGGCGGGTTCCGTTCCTGCTCAGCATCGTCACCACTTTCGTGGCACTGGCGATTCGCACGAAGGTCAAGGAATCTCCGGTGTTTGAGGAAGCCAAGGAACGCCGCGCGGAGGCCACTGCGAACCAGGTGGAGCAGCCGAGCATTCTTGTCGAGGCACGGCAGTCGGCAAAGTCGTTTCTGCTCGCCCTGGGCATCCGCATGGGCGAGAATTCTGCTGTCTACCTGGTCAAAGGCTTCATGGTCGGATGGGTTGTGACTACGACCGGTCTGGATTCCGCGGTGGTTACGACAGGCATCATGATCGGAACCGTCATCGGTTTCGCAACCGTGCCGTATTTCGGCAAGCTCAGCGACAAGTTGGGCCGACGGCCGGTGTTCCTGGGCTTCACTCTCTTCCAGATCCTCTTCGCGATTCCGGCTATGTTGCTCATCGAGACCGGCAATCCGATCGTCATTGCCGCGGTATTCGCTATCTTCGTGGGCGGCCCCCTGCCGAACCTCTATGGCGTTGAGTCGAGCTGGTTGGTTGAACTGTTTGGATCGAAACACCGGTATACGTTCATGACTACGATCAAGGAAGTTGGGTCGGTAGTTTCCGGCGGCTTGGCGCCGGTGATTGCGGCTGCGCTCGTAGCTGTGATCACAGACTCGTGGTGGCCCGTCGCGATCGTTCTCATCCTCTTTGCTGGCTGCGGCTTGCTCGGCGCACTTTTCGCGCCAGAGACCCGTGGTCGTGACCTCACAACTGAAGTCGACGCAGTGGACGAAAGCCGCGCTCTGCAGTAG